The genomic segment CGAGGAACTGACCCGCCGCTATCCGAACGCGTGCATTGCGCACAAGACCATCGCCGAAGCGTACGCGGCCTTGCGCGACTACCCCTCGGCGCTGCGCGAGATTCGTGCCTACGCGAAGAAGTCGCAGACCGCGTTGCGCACCACCGATAGCGAACTGCAATATCTGCTGGGGATGGGCGATTACCAGGGCGTCGCCCGGCTGCTGGAAGACCCCTATCGCGGCTACCCGGCCCACCCATGGACGCTCCCCATCTGGTGCCTGGCGATGGACCGATTGGGCAAGGACGATCGCATCGGGGAAGTGCTGGCCGCACGGGCGGCCCGGTACCCCTACGATCTGGAGACGCTTGACCTGCAATGGTCAAGACACAATCGCCGGGGGGAATACGATGCGGCGCGGGCCTGCCTGAAGCGGGTGCATGAGCTCAAACCAACCGCGCTGGCGCCCTATACCAACCTCGATGAACTGCACGGAGGCGTGTCCTACGACAGTCTCTTCGGCTCCGTCGATCCGATGGCCTACTGGGCCGATTCGCCCCCGCCGGATCGGATGGGCGGGAATGGATTCTGGCGCATCCTCGACCGTCAACAGAAGCTGGTGCTGAAATCCGGCTTGTCCGTGTCCGATATCCACTTGGTATCGTACATCGACGACGAGACAACAGCGTCGGGCTTTCGCGAAATGGATTCGCCGGTCGGTGCGAACGAGGCGGGCAGCCGTCTGTTGACCGCACGGCGTCTGCGGCGCGGCGCGCCCCCGGTGGAAGGCACCATCGACGAGGACAAGATCGTCTTTCGCGACCTCAAGCCGGGCGACGCGGTGGAACTGCGCTATCGCTACTGGCTGTCCGGCTCCGGCGACCTGTGGAACCACTTCTGGGACTCATACGGGATTGGCGCCGACTACTATCAGGCCCACTACGAATACGCGATTCTCTCCGACCGCGATGACTTGCGGGTCGCCACGGTCGGGCCGGTGCCGCCGGCCGAGACGACGTCGGTGGCCGGATTCCGACGCATAAGCTGGCAGGGACGCGACGTGGCCGCCGCCGCGCGTGACATGACCATGACGCCGCCCTTCGAGGAATACAAGGGCGCAGTGCATGTCTCCACCTTACCCGACTGGACGGTTGTCGACAACTGGTACAAAAGCATCAGCGAAGCGGTGCTGGCGCGCAACCCGCAGGCCGACGCGCTGGCGGCGCGGTTGACCGCCCCCTGCTCGACAGCCATCGATTCGGTGCGCGCGCTCTATGACTACACCACCATTCATATTCCTTATCAGGCGGTGGACTTCAATTACAGCGCCACGGTGCCGCGACGGCCGGACGATGTGATCACCGGCAGCTGGGGCGACTGCAAGGACAAGGCGCATCTGTTGATCCATCTGTTGCGCCGCAACGGATTTTCGGCGTGGCCGGTTTTGGTCAGCACCTCCGACAACGCCAACTATCTGCCTCTGCCCGCTCCGGACTTCGACCATCTGATCGTCTGCTGCCTGGTGGATGGGGACACTCTTTTCCTCGACCCGACCAACGAATGCGCGCCGCTGCGCGGTGGCCTGGGTTCCGGCTCCAGCGGACGCCCGCGGCTGGTCGTTGGATGGGGCGCGACGGACACGCTCCCCCGTCTGCCGGTGTCGCCGGCCGCCAGTTGGTGGCGCGACGAATCCATCGAATTGCGGCCGTTGGATGGAGAGCGATTCGCGTTCGAATACCTGAGCACAGACCGTAATCTGGGCGCGGGCATTACCCGCGCGTGGTGGCGCGGAACCCCGCCGGAGAACGTCGCGCGCGAGATCGAACGCATGTTCAACGACAGCTGGCAGGTGAGGGTTGCCGTGGATTCCGCGCGGCTGGATCCCATCGAGACCACCGATTCGACGTTTCACACCTGGGCGTACGGCACCGTCTCGCTGGCACGGCAGGCGGTGGGTGGGACCGATGTGATCGATCTGCCGGACTGGTCCTGCATCGGCCGCGAGCGCGCCAGCGCGCTGGCCACGGTGGACCGTGGCGGCGTGCCCGTCGATCTCGATGATCTGGTCTCGCGGCGGACGGTGCGCGCGACTATCCATTTACCGGAGTCCGCCGGCACGCCCGAGATTCCCGCGCCGGTGGCCATCGAGGATTCCTTGTGGACGTTCCGGATGAAAAGATCGTGGGATCGCGCCACGCGTACGCTGGCAATCGACGGCTACTTCGAGGCCCGGGCCGGGTACACGCCCGTCGAGCCGCTGGTGGAACTGCTCAACACCCAGACCAACCAGTTCGACCAGCCGCTGATCGTCCGGCGGCACGAGCCCTGATTGGCCAGGGGGCGCCGATAACAAACCCCTCCGGGCGGATGCCCGGAGGGGTTTTTGCGATGCGCCGGCCGCCGCGGATCAGCGGGACAAAATCTCTTCAAAGAAGGACAGCGCGCGCGGGTCTTCCGATTGACCCAGCCAGAAGATGGCCTGTTCGCGGACTTTGGGGCTGGGGTTATTGCGGGCGACCTCAATCAGAAGCGGGATCCCCTCATCGTCGGGCAGTTGTGACAGCGCGAAGACCGCCTGCTCCTTGACGCCGGCGTCGGGGTCATCGATGGCGGCGTCCCTGATTGTCTCCTTCGCCTTCTCCCCGGCCATCTGCGCCAGCCAGAAAAGGGCGCGTGAACGCACCTCGGCGTTGCGGTCGTTGCGGGCCAGCTCGATCAGGGCATCGGCCGCGGCCGGCGATTCGAGCTGGCTGATCGCGAACACAATCTGCTCGCGTACCTCGCCGCTGCGATCCTCGCGCAGGGCGCGTGTCAGGAACGTGACCGCGCGCGCCTCATCGGTCTGGCCGATCCAGAAGACAAGACTGCCGCGCAGTTTGTCGTCCTCGCAGCCGGCGTAGACGCGTTCGAGAGCGTCCAAGGCGGCCGGATCGTCGTGCCAGGCGATGGCGCTGATGATCTTTTCGGCGAACTCCTCGCGCCGCAACCGACGGGCGTCGGCGCCGGCCAACAACGCCTCGAGGCAGGCCAGACTCTGCGCATGGGAAGCATCCCCCAGCCAGTGCAGCGTGCGCGAGCCGCCATCCAGCGGACAATCATCGGTGTAGACCCGAACCCGTTCGATGCGGTCGTTGTCAACACGCAACAGGATCAGAAGCCGGCGGTCCACCGACATCTCGCTGTCATCGTCCCCGTCGCCGGAGATCGTCAGACCCTCGTCGCTGCGTTCCAGCTCGCCGACGTTTCTGCGTCCCTCCCATACGCCGCTGCAGATGCG from the Burkholderiales bacterium genome contains:
- a CDS encoding transglutaminase domain-containing protein, translated to MQEASVSSRRHGRGWWAPACAAALALVVGIAADARGAGVADSAWEALHRLDIAAARALFERDLAENGETASTLRGLTIVALMDVDHALELRTLSRLTRPDRIDLFSLALYEHVVVEMTEWEELPITIRKLTEGMAASDVPELAYVGEAYASSRLNVNGQAPDPRSRTRLGRASGLWLCGPFDNRNNISAYRQLPLERDPLDTLAHATGRSGCKAYWTWLDADAYGKYLHTIAVEDQSEAACLARAYFDLPKAMEVIITLGGSFSQRTYVDGVLVGEDVVPRNAIVRGGYRMRLEAGVHEIGLALGLEVSPFQVGVLDSAYRAIPGLKWRRFGAAATTAPENPRFVHPIFDGFLRMEAAGNPEPDAKFWKATVQNLNGYTKETQEQLSGPYERGELSWLETWPYYKALVYSQQDVKAAEILARLDEQSEAALVEFIARNLAEQNWESKIRNFAAIAERFPGRFEFDQFAAYRPLLSGDRAGMIRELEELTRRYPNACIAHKTIAEAYAALRDYPSALREIRAYAKKSQTALRTTDSELQYLLGMGDYQGVARLLEDPYRGYPAHPWTLPIWCLAMDRLGKDDRIGEVLAARAARYPYDLETLDLQWSRHNRRGEYDAARACLKRVHELKPTALAPYTNLDELHGGVSYDSLFGSVDPMAYWADSPPPDRMGGNGFWRILDRQQKLVLKSGLSVSDIHLVSYIDDETTASGFREMDSPVGANEAGSRLLTARRLRRGAPPVEGTIDEDKIVFRDLKPGDAVELRYRYWLSGSGDLWNHFWDSYGIGADYYQAHYEYAILSDRDDLRVATVGPVPPAETTSVAGFRRISWQGRDVAAAARDMTMTPPFEEYKGAVHVSTLPDWTVVDNWYKSISEAVLARNPQADALAARLTAPCSTAIDSVRALYDYTTIHIPYQAVDFNYSATVPRRPDDVITGSWGDCKDKAHLLIHLLRRNGFSAWPVLVSTSDNANYLPLPAPDFDHLIVCCLVDGDTLFLDPTNECAPLRGGLGSGSSGRPRLVVGWGATDTLPRLPVSPAASWWRDESIELRPLDGERFAFEYLSTDRNLGAGITRAWWRGTPPENVAREIERMFNDSWQVRVAVDSARLDPIETTDSTFHTWAYGTVSLARQAVGGTDVIDLPDWSCIGRERASALATVDRGGVPVDLDDLVSRRTVRATIHLPESAGTPEIPAPVAIEDSLWTFRMKRSWDRATRTLAIDGYFEARAGYTPVEPLVELLNTQTNQFDQPLIVRRHEP
- a CDS encoding HEAT repeat domain-containing protein; its protein translation is MRVLSAPLALAVALSTAAPLHAAPPRLKNGQVVETTRAGTLAQSIAALIKSVAQPAWIGYAVDARPGARICSGVWEGRRNVGELERSDEGLTISGDGDDDSEMSVDRRLLILLRVDNDRIERVRVYTDDCPLDGGSRTLHWLGDASHAQSLACLEALLAGADARRLRREEFAEKIISAIAWHDDPAALDALERVYAGCEDDKLRGSLVFWIGQTDEARAVTFLTRALREDRSGEVREQIVFAISQLESPAAADALIELARNDRNAEVRSRALFWLAQMAGEKAKETIRDAAIDDPDAGVKEQAVFALSQLPDDEGIPLLIEVARNNPSPKVREQAIFWLGQSEDPRALSFFEEILSR